The segment CGCTGCAAAAGAAAGCGACTTGTATCAACTAACTGATGTGGATCAAGAATTGCTTCATCCTGACTATTAGATTTTTGATTACGTAGTACCCTTTCAATCATACCTAACAATCTATGCAACGGCTTATTTGACGAAAGTATTTGCAACAAAGCCTCAAGAGGTAAATTTTTCAATGCATCAACCGGCGGCAACGTAATTTGATTTTCAACTACCACTGGCCAATAGGCTTTACCATCAGCGCCGGGCCAGCTCACAAAAAGATAATCGGGTATCAACTGTGTATCCCACTTCAATTGGATGCTATTCTTCCTCTCATTAATCCATTGAGCTGACTCATAAATACTTTTTGCAGAATGCTGTTTCTTATCATTTTCTCCAGTCCAGATCTTAAAGCCTTCGGGAGCAGTACCCGCCTGCAAATCAAAATTCAATTCAAGTATAAATTGATCACTTACATTTCGTAAAACTGCTTCTTTAAAAAATAGAGGCAGCTCGAGATAATCAGTTTCCAAGTTATTCTCATCTTCATTGAGACGATACTTAAAATGTAAGAGATCGTCTTCAAGTGGCTTTGAATCTGGATCACTTGCGCAAAGCAAATCATAGCCTTTTTTATTGCGACTCTGTGAAACTGTATACACTAAGTTAGCTTCATAATTAGTACGCTTACCAAGTCCCAAGGCTGCAGAAGTAAAGTTGCTGGAGCCAATCTGAAAAAGATGTACATCCTCTTTAGAAAGCCAGAGGGTTTTCAGATGAAGAGGTCTTGGAACATTCTTTCCTTTTTCATTAATACCCGTCTCAAGTACCTGATAAAAGCAAATCGTCTGTGACGGCTTTGTTATCTCTTTCAAAAATTCAGGAGCATTCACTACTAATTCATTACTCTCGACAGATACAAGCTCAGCAGTAATATTATAAGCAACCTCCACTGGTCCTCGCTGTTGCAGTATCTCAAATATTTTTAAAGATGGAGTATTCGCAGTTTTTTCAGCATCAAAAAAAGGACTTGTAACAAAAGCCCAGTCGGGAGGCGAGTTAAAACGACTATCCCATACTTCCCGCAACCTGGATAATGCATTCTTTTGTCTTGGAGAAACAAACAACGCTTGAACTGAAACTTCATCATTTTTATATTTCCTCGTAACAATATTCCATTTCGTTAAAGTGGATTTAATCTCACCATGCAGTTTTGCAAACCTTGCCTTTACGGTATCTCCGCACTGTTCGTTTGCCAATTCATTTAGAAATACTAAAACCTCATTGACAATTTTTAGATCTGCATCACTATCGGGATAATAATCAATACAACTAAACACCTCTTGGTTAATACAATAGCCACTTTCTGTAAGATTTGCTGAACCTATGATAAGTCGAATACAGTTTGACCAATGCAACAACGTAATCTTTGCATGCATGATGCCATTTTTTATACGGCATGGAACAAGATCCCATCTCAAGCTCCGGCTTCCTTTGCAATGATTTTGGTCAACTAACACAATTCCTCCATGAAGGCTGGCGAGTTTTTCTTCCCGTTCAATTAAAAAGGCAACACCATCATTCTCCTTTTCAGTCTCCATCATCAGGAAACGTGTAAGACATTCTTCATCAAAAAAATCAGCATCAAAGGTGAATGTTGTGCTGATAAACGCAATCG is part of the Lacibacter sediminis genome and harbors:
- a CDS encoding phospholipase D-like domain-containing protein — encoded protein: MANETAYKTLLDCWGAPDIVEGTDNSAKTIPIAFISTTFTFDADFFDEECLTRFLMMETEKENDGVAFLIEREEKLASLHGGIVLVDQNHCKGSRSLRWDLVPCRIKNGIMHAKITLLHWSNCIRLIIGSANLTESGYCINQEVFSCIDYYPDSDADLKIVNEVLVFLNELANEQCGDTVKARFAKLHGEIKSTLTKWNIVTRKYKNDEVSVQALFVSPRQKNALSRLREVWDSRFNSPPDWAFVTSPFFDAEKTANTPSLKIFEILQQRGPVEVAYNITAELVSVESNELVVNAPEFLKEITKPSQTICFYQVLETGINEKGKNVPRPLHLKTLWLSKEDVHLFQIGSSNFTSAALGLGKRTNYEANLVYTVSQSRNKKGYDLLCASDPDSKPLEDDLLHFKYRLNEDENNLETDYLELPLFFKEAVLRNVSDQFILELNFDLQAGTAPEGFKIWTGENDKKQHSAKSIYESAQWINERKNSIQLKWDTQLIPDYLFVSWPGADGKAYWPVVVENQITLPPVDALKNLPLEALLQILSSNKPLHRLLGMIERVLRNQKSNSQDEAILDPHQLVDTSRFLLQRTRRVSYAMRSLRERLEKPVFTIESLNWRLYGPIGVKSLLDAIVNEAKSEEEKRFLIAELALELSRVIPQQTEISITKEIVKAEIKKVVESMAGMISVDMEDSKTAVENYSAKALQKAIYEL